The nucleotide sequence TCAGGCTGGGATGATCCCCGCATGCCGACCATTTCAGGTTTGCGACGTCGTGGCTTTACGTCGGCTTCCATTCGTGAGTTCTGTAAGCGCATTGGTGTTACCAAACAGGACAATACCATTGAGATGAGTTCTCTGGAATCGTGTATCCGTGACGATTTGAATGAGAATGCACCTCGGGCCATGGCTGTTCTGGATCCGGTGAAAGTCGTGATCGAAAACTTTGGTGATACCGAGATTCTCAAAGTGGGCAATCATCCGAATAAACCAGAGATGGGCGAGCGTGATGTGCCATTCAGCCGTGAGCTGTACATTGAGCGTGAAGATTTCCGCGAAGAAGGGAACAAGAAGTACAAGCGTTTAGTCTTGGGTAAAGAAGTGCGTTTACGTGGTGCCTATGTCATTAAAGCCGAGCGGGTTGAGAAAGACGCCGACGGCAAGATTACCACGATTTTCTGTACTTATGATGCTGATACGCTGGGTAAAAACCCAGCAGATGGCCGTAAAGTGAAAGGCGTGATTCACTGGGTGTCCGCTGAGAAAGCACTTCCTGCTGAAATTCGCTTGTATGATCGTTTGTTTACGGTACCGAACCCAGGCGCAGCAGAGGATTTTGCATCGACAATCAACCCGGAGTCACTGATCCTGATGAATGGCTTTGTTGAGCCGAGTCTGGCAGCCGCCGCTCCTGAACAGGCATTCCAGTTTGAACGTATGGGTTATTTCTGTGCGGATAACAAAGATTCATCGGCTGATCACTTAGTGTTCAACCGCACTGTGGGTTTGCGTGATTCATGGGCAAAAATTGCTGACTGACAGATTCAGACTGTGATTGCAGCCTAAGATAAAAAAACCAGCCATTCGGCTGGTTTTTTTATCGATGTAAGCGTGATTAATTATTTTCGTTGTGCAGGCTTTCATCTTTATTACAATCACCGGCAGTGCAGTGACCGTACAGATAAAGGCTGTGGTTGGTCAGACGGATATTATAGCGTTCGGCAACCTGCTTCTGGCGATCTTCAATGATATCGTCAGAAAATTCAATGACTTTGCCACAGTCCAGGCAAACCAGATGATCGTGGTGATGCTGGGTAGACAGTTCAAATACTGACTTACCACCTTCAAAATGGTGTCGGGTGACAATGCCGGCATCATCAAATTGGTTCAGCACTCGGTAAACAGTGGCCAGGCCAATCTCTTCACCAATATCGATCAGCTTCTTGTACAAATCTTCGGCACTGATATGCTGGCACTCAGGATCCTGAAGTACTTCCAAAATTTTCAGACGCGGAAGTGTGACTTTTAATCCTGCTTGTTTAAGTGCTTGGTTGTTATCTGACATTCGAGT is from Photobacterium sp. TLY01 and encodes:
- the fur gene encoding ferric iron uptake transcriptional regulator, translating into MSDNNQALKQAGLKVTLPRLKILEVLQDPECQHISAEDLYKKLIDIGEEIGLATVYRVLNQFDDAGIVTRHHFEGGKSVFELSTQHHHDHLVCLDCGKVIEFSDDIIEDRQKQVAERYNIRLTNHSLYLYGHCTAGDCNKDESLHNENN